In Candidatus Tanganyikabacteria bacterium, the genomic stretch GGAGCAATCTGGGCATCGGCCTCGGGCCCGACAGCGCCGTCAGGGTCGAGCACGGGCAGATGCTGGTAGTGGGCCGCACCCAGGCCCTCTTCGTGGATGCCCGCAACGCCGCGTCGGCGGTGCTGCCGGCGGCCGGGAGCGTGGAGCCGGCTTCGGTGCTGGGCCTGGAAGTGTCGGTCGTGCCGCCCGACGGTGTCTACGACTTCACCGGCCGCCGGCCGCGATTCTAAGCCGTTTTCGGCCTGGTTCGAGTAGAGTGGGGCCGGCCTCCGTGCCGGCCGGCAGAGACGCCGGCCCCACCCGAAGTATCAGGTCTACCTCGAATCGGACTAGCGAGGCGCGCGGCCGCCGGCCATGGCACGACGCTCCAGGTCGCCCGGGCCACGGTGACGGTCAAGGCGCCGTCGCGATCGGTGCGATACACGGGACCCCAGGCCGCCAGCCGAGACATCGTGCCCGGATCGGGGTGGCCGAAGGTGTTGCCGCGGCCGACGCTCACCAGCGAGGCCCGGGGACGGACGGCCGCAAGGAACCGGGCACTCGAACCGAATCTCGAGCCGTGGTGCGCTACCTTCAACAGGTCGGCCCGCAAGCCGCCTGGCGGAACTTCGGCCAAGAGGCGCCGCTCGCCCGCGTCTTCCAGGTCGCCGGCCAGGAGAATGCGGGTACCCTCGTACTCGAGGAGCAGCACCACGGAATTGTTGTTGGCATCCGACCGGGTGCCGCGGTGCAAGGGCCTGGCCGGGCCCAGGACCCGCCAGGTGGCCGCGCCGTCGCGCCTCGCGGTCCCGGCCACGGGGACGAGCAGGGG encodes the following:
- a CDS encoding MBL fold metallo-hydrolase, with the translated sequence MRRAALPLAAAVVAAGSWQAGRPPRGLMLTVLDVGQGDAIAVRVAGGGCTLVDAGPAADGRDAGRAIVLPALARLGCRRLDRLVVTHAHVDHLGGLASVARQVPVGEVWDAGHPEGGLPYRQALAAVLGGGIPLLVPVAGTARRDGAATWRVLGPARPLHRGTRSDANNNSVVLLLEYEGTRILLAGDLEDAGERRLLAEVPPGGLRADLLKVAHHGSRFGSSARFLAAVRPRASLVSVGRGNTFGHPDPGTMSRLAAWGPVYRTDRDGALTVTVARATWSVVPWPAAARLASPIRGRPDTSGGAGVSAGRHGGRPHSTRTRPKTA